The genomic window CAGGTGGCGTCGAATTCCTCCCAGGAGGAAGGGAGCGGGGAAAGGCCCCGGTCGGCCAGCAGGTTCAGCAGGGCTTCCGGGAGCCTGCCCAGGGAGAGTTCGGCCGCCAAGCCGGGGTGCCCCGCAACAACGGCCTTAATGCCCTGCTTCTGCCGCTTAGTAAACTTCCGCAGGGCTATACTTACCCGGTAAGGAGACGGCCGCGACCCCTTTACCTTGGCCTGCACCTTTCCCTCTACGATCTCGATGTGCCGAACCAAGCCTTCACGGGCGTACCTTCTGCCCCGGGGAAGCCGGTTGGTGTAGTAGTCGATACGTTCCAGGGCCTCCACCCAGGCCCTACCCCAACGGGTCTTGCCGAAGAGCCTCCGAACCGCCATACCCTCGCCTACCCGAAGCTTAGTGTGATGTCGGACCGCTCCTCACCGCCGCAGGCGCCGGTATCGTTCACTGCGGGGTTAATGCTGCCTCACCTGCTCACCCGCCTGCTCATCTCCCCCAGCCCAACGTAGCAAATCCCTTACCACTATCCCTGACGGTTCGCCCCTGAGCCAGGCTACCACCGCCCAGGTATCAAGCACTACCAGGTCAGACCCCACGGCCCAAATCCTTCTCCCGCTCCCGGCGCCGGGATTCCCTGAGGTCGCCCCAGAGGTCCAGGTCCAGGTCGGCGTACTTTCCGAAAAGGCGGTCAATCAGGTTCTCCCTGACCGGTCTTAGAACCACGGCGTCGCCTTCGGAAGTGACTACGAACTTATCTCCCGGCCGCAGCCCTAGCGCTTCGCGTAAGGCTTTAGGGATTACCACTTGTCCCTTAACCGAAAGGGAGGTTACTTCCACGCTACCCCGCCTCCTTCTTACCTTAAAGTAGCCTTAGGGAGTGCCGTGGCCGCTAGGTCCAAGTCCAAAGGTGCCAGGGCGACCTAGGGGGTAACTCCACGAAGCTAGTGTAGCCCACGCCAAAACTCCTCTTCGGTTACGCGTAGCTGGCGCGACAGGATCCGTTTCCACAGTTGACGGGGAATCTCCTTATGAAGGGCCATGCTCACCCGGGTACGCAATACCGTACCGTCCGCCAGCACCTTCTCATCATAGTAGTAGTGATCGGTCTGGCGGATTAAAACCCAGCCGTTCTTCTCACAGTAAGC from Clostridia bacterium includes these protein-coding regions:
- a CDS encoding type II toxin-antitoxin system HicA family toxin, producing the protein MPPRFRELKAYCEKNGWVLIRQTDHYYYDEKVLADGTVLRTRVSMALHKEIPRQLWKRILSRQLRVTEEEFWRGLH
- a CDS encoding AbrB/MazE/SpoVT family DNA-binding domain-containing protein, producing MEVTSLSVKGQVVIPKALREALGLRPGDKFVVTSEGDAVVLRPVRENLIDRLFGKYADLDLDLWGDLRESRRREREKDLGRGV